The Amycolatopsis japonica nucleotide sequence GCCGGCGGAGCGGAGCAGTTCCGACACCTCGACCGGCGGCGCGTCGAGCCACGAGGCCGTCGTGCTGACCACTTCCGGGTCGGCGTGGGCGAGGTGCGCGTGCCGCGCGGAACTCAGCCCGAACATCGTGGACCACAGGCGATGCAGGTCTTCCTGCGCCGGGACGACGGTGAACCACCGCGCCAGCTCGCGGAAATCGGCGACCGCGCTGCTCGCGCGCCGCCGCGACTCGGTGATCCGGTCGAGCACCTGGAGAAGCGTGATGATCGCCCGCCGCGCGAGGTTGTGGAGGTCCTCGACCCGCGGCGTCGCCCCGTCCTCGGGCAGGAACCACGCGCGCAGCCCGTCCCACCGCGCTTTGCGGACGACGAGCCAGCGCGCGTCGGGCTTCGGCAGCGCCGCTCCGTTGAGCGCTCGCCGGTGCACGCGCTCGATGCCGTGGTCGTCGATCTCCTTGATGCGGGTGGCGATGGTGTGGGTGTGATGCTCGAGGTCGTTGAGGAACTCCTGCAGATACGCGACCGTCGCCGCCTTGACCTCGTGGAACGTCGCGAGGTCGGCCTCCGCGTGCAGCAGGCGCTGGAGGTCGCCGTTGAAGCGCTTCGTATTGTCGCGGAACGCTTCGAGGTGGCCCTCGACTTCAGTAAGCGTGCTGAACACGCGCCTGTCGGTGCCGTCTTCGAGCTGCTTCGCGAGCTCACCGAGCCGTTCGCCGAGCGCTTCGAGCGTCGCCGTCTGAAGCGCCCCGGTCGCGTTGAGCACCTCGTTCGCGCGGACCACACCCGCGTACGCCGCCTCGCCCTGCCGGGTCAGCGCGTACTGGAGATTGCGGCGCTCGTACTCGGACGCGGTCCGGTAATCACCCGCGTGGCTCTGGACGACGTCGAGGTGGCCCTGGCCCTTGAGCTGGTCCAACGCTTTGACGAGGTCTTCGTCGTCCAGCGTCTCCAGCCAGCCGACCTCACGCAGCCGCGTGCGGACGTCGTCGATCCCGAGCGCCGTCTCGAGTCGCTCGTTCGCCTCACCGAAGGCGTGCAGGATCGCCAGGGGGAGCCCTGATCTGCTCCCGTCGGTGAAACGGAACAGCTCGGGCGGTACACGGAACGGATCCATGCGTCCTCCGGCGGATGGTGCGTGGAGGTACACGTTAGGGGGTCACCCAGGCGAGTCCGAACGGCCCATCTTTTTCACTCAGAGTGCTCACGTCGTGAACATCTCGAGGCGCACCGTGGTCCCCTCGACGGTGACCTTGCGGTAGACGTGACGACCCTCGACGACCCGGTCGTCGTTCAGGACCCCGGGTGCGAAGTTCGACCCTTCGAGCAGCTTGGGCACGTCCTCCGCCGGCAGGGTGAGGACGACGACGTAGCGCGAGTCGATGCCCCGGTCGTACTGCGTCTCCAGCACCTTGCCGCTGGCAGGCATCGAGATCCCGCCGAACCGGAAGGCGTCTTCCGGCGTCGGGCTTGGCGGGGGCGTCGCGCAGCCCGCGAGAAGGAGGGCGAGGACCGCGGGGAGGGCTTTCACCTAGCGTGAGACGCACGGTGGACGTAAGCGTTCCGTCACGTCGGCGATCAGAAGCTCCCCGCGGTTGAGCGGTGAGACCTCCAGCAGCTCGGCGAACAACTCGATCATCGCCCGATGCTCGGCGGCGCGTCCGCTGAAGGGCCTCTTACCGGACCAGCGGAGCCAGCCGCCGTCCGCTGTGGCGCCGCCGTCGAGAGTCGAGAGCGGCGCGTCCGGTGTTCCCACGCCGTGCAAGTGCTCCGACCTGGCGTTGAAGAACTCGGGAGTGTTCGTATGGTCTTCGACCAACGCTGCGGCCGCACGCAGATCCGAGGCGATCGAGCAACGGCTGGGAGACGAAACAGGCCGCAGGGTGAACAGAGTGAGGTACTCCGCTGGAGAAGCGTTCCGCGGTGGTTCGGTTCTCAGCGCGAAGCCGACAAAACCGACCGGGTCCGGGATGTCTCGCAACCGGAGGCCATGACCACCGGAAAGGGAGAAGTACGGCACGCCCAAGGCCGACATCATGACCGCGGCCGCGCGGCGGGCCGGCTGGTCTGGAAGGTCAGGTGGAACAGCCGTGAGACGGACGTGGCATCGAAGAGTCCCCATTGCAGGCCTCCCGCCGGTCATCGCGCTGTCAGTGCTCAAACCCATGGAACGCGCGTTCTCGCCTCGGGCCAGGGCTGTGTGCTCGATCGGCAACAAGTTTGCGGAACTGTCAAATTGCGATCCGGGCAACGCCCTACTGCCGCGGCTGCCCGTTGCGGGACCATCGCCGGGGAGGTCGCCATGGACGCACTCCACCCGTTTTGGTCGTCGCCCGAGATAGTGCAGGCCGCTGCGATGGCTCGGTACGGCTCGTTGGCCAGGGTCGTCCGGCGCGCTCGACAGCTGACGCTGGCGCAAGTGGCGGACCGCTGCCATCTGTCGCTGAGCACGTTGTCGAGGATGGAGACGGGTCAACGCAAACTCATCGATGTCCATTACTTGCGGACCCTCTCCGAAGTGCTCGAAATCCCGCCCCACCTCTTCGGCTTGGCGCCCACATTCACCGGCGCGGCGCAAATGCGCGAGGATGGCACGCCGGTTAATGTCGGCACTGCTATCCCCGGTGGACAGGACGGTGACGAGGCGATGCGGCGACGACAGGTGCTCGCTGGGCTGGTCGGTGTCACGATCGCCGGGGTTTTGCCTGGCACGGCGCGCGCGTCCGCAGGCGAGGAATCGTTGGAAGCCTTATTGCTGGCGAAGTCACAGTGCCCGGCGGTACCGGTTCCGCTGGTCACGCTGTCCCAAGCGCTCGCCGAGGCGCAGAGAAAGTTCGAAGCCTGCGAGTACGCGGATCTCAGCCGCGCGCTACCTCAATTGATCGCCACCGCACACGCGAGCAAGGACGCATCCGTCGGGCGGCTACAGGAAAGGATGTCCGCAGCACTCGCCAGCGCATACCTGCTCGGTTCGGAACTGGCGGTCAAACAACACCGTGATTGTGTCGCACGCGTCGCCGCCGATCGGTCACACTCGGCGGCGGAGTCGAGCGGCGACCCGTTGGTGATCGCCGCGAGTTCCCGGGCCATCGCGATCGGAATGCGGCGGCATGCGCTCAGCGCTCCCGAGAAGATCGACAGAGACGCCGGTCTGAACGGTGCCATCACCATGCTCACCAGGACCGCTCTCGACCTGGGAGCCGATCAAGGCAGTCCGCCGGTTCGGCAACTCGCGTCCTACGGCTCGCTCTTGTGCACCGCGAGCTACTCGGCGACGCAGAACGGGAACACCGCGCAGGCGGTCGCGCTCATCGAAGAAGCGGAAGATGCCGCACGGCGGTTGAAAGCCACTCGAAGCGGAATGGGCAACGCGCAATTCAGTGCGACCACCGTCGCCGTTTACCGCATCGGTGTGCACACCACTCTCGGTGACACCGCCCGCGCGCTGACTTATTTCGACTCCGTCGATCCACGGCGACTGCCGAGCGCCGAGCGTCGCGCACGAGCATTCGTGGACGGTGCGCGAGCCTGGAAGGACCACGGCGATGTCGAGCGCGCCACGGACGCGTTGAACCGCGCCCACGACTGTGCGCCTCAAGAGCTCAGCAGGCCGTCGGTCCAGCGGCTCATCGCCGCCATGGTCGACGCACCCGGGCGTACTCCGGCCACCCTCTCGGCGCTCGTCCGTCGGACGTAAGCGTTCCGTCACACTTGGACGGGGATGACAGAGGCGGTTCGACACGTTGTACTGGGTGTCAACGA carries:
- a CDS encoding TIGR02677 family protein, yielding MDPFRVPPELFRFTDGSRSGLPLAILHAFGEANERLETALGIDDVRTRLREVGWLETLDDEDLVKALDQLKGQGHLDVVQSHAGDYRTASEYERRNLQYALTRQGEAAYAGVVRANEVLNATGALQTATLEALGERLGELAKQLEDGTDRRVFSTLTEVEGHLEAFRDNTKRFNGDLQRLLHAEADLATFHEVKAATVAYLQEFLNDLEHHTHTIATRIKEIDDHGIERVHRRALNGAALPKPDARWLVVRKARWDGLRAWFLPEDGATPRVEDLHNLARRAIITLLQVLDRITESRRRASSAVADFRELARWFTVVPAQEDLHRLWSTMFGLSSARHAHLAHADPEVVSTTASWLDAPPVEVSELLRSAGRTERFTRTGRVRDVTAIRAARVQQAIEERAELEAAWNMLDTGGVVRLSAFEKLDHTVFERLLDLLGQALGRPPGAEGARRSTTSDGQIEIVLRPPRNGAVARLTTTSGVFRGPDYEIEISTTGGGA
- a CDS encoding helix-turn-helix domain-containing protein — translated: MDALHPFWSSPEIVQAAAMARYGSLARVVRRARQLTLAQVADRCHLSLSTLSRMETGQRKLIDVHYLRTLSEVLEIPPHLFGLAPTFTGAAQMREDGTPVNVGTAIPGGQDGDEAMRRRQVLAGLVGVTIAGVLPGTARASAGEESLEALLLAKSQCPAVPVPLVTLSQALAEAQRKFEACEYADLSRALPQLIATAHASKDASVGRLQERMSAALASAYLLGSELAVKQHRDCVARVAADRSHSAAESSGDPLVIAASSRAIAIGMRRHALSAPEKIDRDAGLNGAITMLTRTALDLGADQGSPPVRQLASYGSLLCTASYSATQNGNTAQAVALIEEAEDAARRLKATRSGMGNAQFSATTVAVYRIGVHTTLGDTARALTYFDSVDPRRLPSAERRARAFVDGARAWKDHGDVERATDALNRAHDCAPQELSRPSVQRLIAAMVDAPGRTPATLSALVRRT